A section of the Nitrospirota bacterium genome encodes:
- the greB gene encoding transcription elongation factor GreB — MQRAKNNTAVSAYITPEGHKRFHDELSFLWKIKRPQVTQAVAEAAAMGDRSENAEYIYGKRQLRQIDSRIRFLKKRLEKLVVVDRQPADMSKVYFGAWVELEDTEGNAYQYRIVGPDEIDAEKNFISVDAPMAKALLRRSEGDEVTVIRPSGTMVFVVTSIRY, encoded by the coding sequence ATGCAAAGAGCGAAGAATAACACTGCGGTCTCGGCATATATAACCCCTGAGGGGCATAAGCGCTTTCATGATGAACTGTCCTTTCTCTGGAAGATCAAGCGGCCGCAGGTCACCCAGGCGGTTGCTGAGGCTGCCGCCATGGGGGACCGTTCCGAAAATGCAGAATACATCTATGGCAAAAGACAGTTGCGGCAGATCGATTCCCGTATCCGCTTTCTGAAGAAAAGGCTCGAAAAACTGGTAGTGGTAGACAGGCAGCCGGCTGACATGTCAAAAGTCTACTTCGGTGCCTGGGTTGAGCTGGAGGATACTGAGGGGAACGCTTACCAATACCGCATTGTCGGCCCTGACGAGATCGATGCGGAAAAGAATTTCATCAGCGTCGATGCGCCCATGGCAAAGGCGCTCCTGCGCAGATCAGAAGGAGATGAAGTGACAGTCATCAGGCCCAGTGGAACAATGGTCTTTGTGGTTACATCCATCCGCTATTAG
- a CDS encoding alkylphosphonate utilization protein: MSSLPTCPKCNSVYTYEDGPLYVCPECSHEWSKEAIAESSDDKFVVRDAFGNLLQDGDSVTMIKDLKVKGALSALKVGTKIRNIRLVEGDHNIDCKIDGFGAMMLKSEFVKKT, translated from the coding sequence ATGAGCAGTTTACCAACATGTCCTAAATGCAATTCGGTATACACATACGAAGACGGGCCGTTGTATGTCTGTCCGGAATGCAGCCACGAATGGTCAAAAGAAGCAATTGCAGAGAGTAGCGATGACAAATTCGTTGTCCGTGATGCCTTTGGAAATCTCCTTCAGGACGGTGACTCTGTTACCATGATCAAAGACCTGAAGGTAAAGGGGGCTTTGTCGGCGCTGAAAGTCGGAACCAAAATAAGAAACATCCGTCTTGTGGAAGGCGATCATAATATCGACTGCAAGATCGATGGGTTTGGAGCAATGATGTTGAAGTCGGAGTTTGTAAAGAAGACATAG
- a CDS encoding type II toxin-antitoxin system RelE/ParE family toxin: MIKSFRSKGTEDIFDRRNTKEARETCPQQIWRIAQRKLDQLNGVVFLKSLKIPPGNLLEALKHNRKGQHSIRINDQLRVCFVWTDDGAENVEITDYH; the protein is encoded by the coding sequence GTGATAAAATCGTTTCGCAGCAAGGGCACAGAGGACATCTTTGACAGAAGAAACACCAAAGAAGCGAGAGAAACCTGTCCGCAGCAAATCTGGCGTATAGCACAGCGCAAGCTTGATCAGCTAAATGGAGTTGTTTTCCTGAAATCCTTGAAAATTCCACCGGGGAATTTACTGGAAGCACTTAAGCATAATCGAAAGGGTCAACATAGCATACGAATTAACGATCAGTTACGCGTTTGTTTTGTGTGGACAGATGACGGCGCAGAAAACGTGGAAATCACCGATTACCACTGA
- a CDS encoding HigA family addiction module antidote protein, with protein MVRIPKYGPPTHPGEMLLEEFLKPLQITQSELAEKLGVSYPRVNELIHAKRGITPDTALRLEKLFGMEAQFWLNLQLAWDLYHVAHSSTAKEIKKIKRLPALAHI; from the coding sequence ATGGTACGTATACCTAAATATGGTCCGCCGACGCACCCCGGCGAAATGCTGTTGGAGGAGTTTCTCAAGCCTCTGCAAATAACACAGAGCGAGTTGGCGGAAAAGCTCGGAGTTTCATACCCTCGCGTTAATGAACTGATTCATGCTAAGCGGGGGATCACCCCTGACACAGCACTTCGTCTGGAGAAACTATTTGGCATGGAGGCGCAGTTTTGGCTTAATTTGCAGCTGGCTTGGGATTTATATCATGTAGCCCACTCATCAACTGCAAAAGAGATAAAGAAGATAAAAAGATTACCTGCCTTAGCTCACATCTAA